Below is a genomic region from Leifsonia sp. Root112D2.
GATGATCTCGTCGCGATACGGCGTGAAATCCTCCGCGAAGATGCGACCGAAGTTCGTCTCGGCACTGCCGTACGGCGGGCCGTAGTTGTTGGCGAGGTCGAAGTGCGTCACGCCGAGGTCGAAGGCGCGGCGCAGAATCGCGCGCTGTGTGTCGATGGGGCGTTCGTGCCCGAAGTTGTGCCAGAGGCCCAGGGAGAGTGCGGGCAGCTTGAGCCCGCTCCTGCCGCTGCGGTTGTAGCTCATGTTGTCGTATCGGCTGGAGGCGGGAACGTAGCTCATGTTCCCATCGTAGAAGAGCGGGGCACGCACCGACGCCCCTTCCTCCCCAGCTACGGCGCATCCCGCATTGTGCACAGATCGGTGGATGCCCGCCCTGCTCACCGTGCCATCACGCCACACTCGTGTGACGGGGCCCGACCTACCACCACCCCAACTGGCACACACCTGGGTTCGTCGGGCCCCGTCCCCGGTCAGTCGGCCGGTCGATATGCGAGGAGGAGCATCATGACAGACAGCATCACAGCCACCGGGCTGGTGGCAACGGAACTACGCGACACCACGACGAGCGAGGGACTACGCATCGTGAGTTTTCGCCTGGCATCGAGCCAACGTCGATTCAACAAGACCGAGAACGTCTGGGAGTACGGGCCCACCAATTGGTTCACCGTCTCGACGTTCCGGCACCTGGCCGAGAACATCGCGGCCTCCATCAAGAAGGGCGACCGCGTCGTCGTGACGGGTCGGCTGCGCATTCGCACGTGGGAGAAGGACGGCAAGTCCGGCACGGTGGTGGAGATCGATGCGGATGCGATAGGTCCCGATCTCATGTGGGGTACAGCCGCTTTCACGCGCGCCGTCACCTCGAGTTCGACCAGCACAGCCTCGACGAGTGCTGACGGGGCGAATGCAGACGCGACGACGGGTGCGGAGGCGCCGGCGGCGAGTTCTGGCTTCGATCCCGATGAGGGCAACGACGCGGCCACAAACGAGGCCACCGGGTGGGCCGTGACCGAGCAACCGACGCTCACGAGCGTGTAGCCGGCGCCCGCCGTCTAGAATCGAAGCCGCGTGTCACGACGGTGGCCGCGGCTCGAAGGGACGTGACATGGGCGCTCGGCACCGCTCGCCCAGGGGCACGCGCGCAGGGCTCGCCGCGCTGACGGCGCTGGCAGTGGCATCCGTTGTCGTCGCCCTCACCGGTTGTTCTGCGGCCGCGCCTGACGCGGGTACGACGACGTCGAACGCGTCAACGGGCCCGAGCGCGACGTTCACCGAGCGCCCGAAGTCAACCACGGGCCCCGTCGCCCCCGACGCGGGGGAGACACCGGCTCCGACACTGCGGCCGAAGCTCAGCGCGGCCGAGAATCTCGCCGCCTTCAATGCGGTCAACGAGCAGGTTCTCGTGGCGCACCCCAGCCCGGGCGGCCGGGACTTCATCGACGCGCTCGTCGCCGCGGGGTTCGAGAAGAAGAACATGCAGGTGACGCCCGACAAGACGTCGATCGACCTTGCGGCCGGCTCTGTGCAGTTCTCGGTGCTCTTCAACGACAAATGCCTCATTGGCCAGTGGGGGTCTGACGGCGTGGGCTACCACAGCGAGGTGGCGAGCGTGATGTCCACCGGCAAATGCCTGATCGGCAAGACCCGCCCCATCAGCTGGTAGCAGCCGAGGGGCGGCCTCGAGGCGTGTGGCGCGCCCCGTAGACTTGAATCATGGCCGAATACATTTACTCGATGGTCCGCGCTCGCAAGGCGGTCGGTGACAAGCTCATTCTCGACGATGTGACCATGTCATTCCTGCCGGGGGCGAAGATCGGCGTCGTCGGTCCGAACGGCGCGGGAAAGTCGACCATCCTCAAGATCATGGCTGGCCTTGACACCCCGAGCAACGGTGAGGCCAAGCTCTCGCCCGGCTACACCGTGGGCATTCTCATGCAGGAGCCGGTGCTTGACGAATCGAAGACGGTGCTCGAGAACGTGCAGGAGGGCGTCGGCGAGATCAAGGGCAAGCTCGACCGCTTCAACGAGATCTCCGCCGCGATGGCTGAGCCCGACGCCGACTTCGACACCCTGCTCGCCGAGATGGGCACCCTGCAGGAGGCCATCGACGCCGCGGATGCCTGGGACCTCGACTCCCAACTGGAACAGGCGATGGATGCCCTGCGATGCCCGCCGAGCGACGCCCGCGTCGACGTGCTCTCCGGTGGTGAAAAGCGCCGCGTTGCGCTCTGCAAGCTGCTGCTGCAGAAGCCCGATCTGCTGCTGCTCGATGAGCCCACAAACCACCTCGACGCCGAGAGCGTGCTCTGGCTCGAACAGCACTTGGCGAGCTATCACGGCGCCGTGCTCGCCGTGACACACGACCGGTATTTTCTCGACCACGTTGCGGAATGGATCGCCGAGGTCGACCGCGGCCACCTCTACCCGTACGAGGGCAACTACTCCACGTACCTCGAGAAGAAGCAGGAGCGCCTGCAGGTGCAGGGCAAGCGCGACCAGAAGCTCGCGAAGCGCCTCGCCGAAGAACTCGACTGGGTACGCAGCAACGCCAAGGGCCGCCAGGCCAAGTCCAAGGCCCGTCTCGCTCGCTACGAAGAGATGGCAACCGAGGCGGAGCGCACCAGAAAGCTGGACTTCGAGGAAATCCAGATTCCCGTCGGCCCCCGACTCGGCGCCCAGGTCATCGACGCGTCCAAGCTCAAGAAGGGCTTCGGCGACCGTGTTCTGATCGACGGCCTCAGCTTCACGCTTCCGCGCAACGGCATCGTGGGCATCATCGGCCCCAACGGCGTGGGAAAGACCACCCTGTTCAAGACCATCGTGGGCCTCGAACCGCTCGACGGCGGCACGCTCAAGGTCGGCGAGACGGTAGACATCTCCTACGTCGACCAGAGCCGCGGCGGAATCGATCCCAACAAGACGCTGTGGGAGGTCGTCTCAGACGGCCAGGACTACATTCAGGTCGGCAAGACCGAGGTGCCCTCGCGCGCCTACGTGTCGACCTTCGGCTTCAAGGGGCCAGACCAGCAGAAAAAGGCCGGAGTGCTCTCCGGTGGTGAGCGCAACCGCCTCAACCTGGCGCTCACGCTCAAGCAGGGTGGCAATCTGCTGCTGCTCGACGAACCGACAAACGACCTGGACGTCGAGACCCTCTCCAGTCTCGAAAACGCCCTGCTCGAGTTTCCCGGATGCGCCGTGGTGATCACTCACGACCGGTGGTTCCTCGACCGCATCGCGACCCACATCCTCTCGTACGAGGGCACCGAGGAGAACCCGGCCAATTGGTACTGGTTCGAGGGCAACTTCGAGTCCTACGAAGAGAACAAGATCGAGCGGCTCGGCCCCGACGCGGCCAAGCCACACCGCTCCGCCTACCGCAAGCTCACGAGAGGCTAGGGCGGCGCGTGACCCGGTTGCATGTGCCCATACCCCTGCGCTGGAGCGATTTCGACGCCTATGGGCACGTCAACAACGCCGAGATGCTGCGCCTGTTCGAAGAGGCGCGCATCCACGCGTTCTGGGTGACCGACGAGGGCGATGGCAAGGCCCAGGTCGACACGCTCGGAACCCCGCTCACCACGCGCGTGCTCGATGGCCGTCCCGGCGCAGCCACCCTCACGCTGATAGCGCGGCAGGAGATCGAGTACCTGCTGCCGATTCCGTACCTGCGCCAGCCGATCGACATTCAACTCTGGTTGGGCAGGCTCGGTGGCGCCAGTCTCGAGGTCTGTTACGAGGTACATTCCCCGCTCGAGGCATCCGACGACCTGATCTTCGCTCGGGCGACGACAACGATCGTGCTGGTGGATGCCGCAACGCAGCGCCCGCGCCGCATCACGGCAACCGAGCGCGCGGCCTGGGAACCCTACCTCGAGGCGCCCGTGGCATTCAGCCGGCGCTAAGACCCGGCTGTAGCTCCCAGTCGGCTACTTCGGCGTCTCGCTGAACGAGTTCTGCCACACTGCCCGGGCGCCGGACTCGCCGATCTGCACCACGAGCACGGTTGAACCGACGGCGACCGTCAGCGACGCCAGGGCGAGCACCACGGCGACGGTCCACCGGATGCTCCGACCGGGAGCCCGCTCAGCCCCCCGGCGCCGCACCAACCAGTACCAGAGCCACTGCACGAGCGCCACGATGAAGCCCGCGACGACCCACGGGTAGAGCGTGAGCCCGATGGCGGCATGGGCGGCGATCAGCGGAGTGGTGTGCACGCGCTCCTGCAACCATTGGCCGGCATCCGTCACGATGGGAATGAGGATGAGCACCACGAGTGCCAGCAGCGGCGTCACGATGCCGAGCCGTCGTCGCGCGGCGGGCCACACCGCCGATGCGAGTGTGCACAGCGCCGAGAGCGGCACGAGCACTACGGCGACGTGTACGAGCAGAATGTGCAGCGGCAGGCCGTTGAATTCCATGGATGCTTCGCTCTCAGGAGACGCTGACGTCGTCGCCGGTGACAGTGACGGTCAGCTTGTGCAGCGGGCTCGGCGCCGGCCCGCCCAGCACTTTACCGGTGGCGGCAGCGAAGCGCGATCCGTGACAGGGGCAGTCGAATTCTTTGCCAGCCGGTGCGACAGTGCAACCCTGATGCGTGCAGATGGCGCTGAAGGCGATGACCTTTCCGGCAGTCGGCTGCGCGAGCAGGATGGGCGCGCCGTTCAGGGTTGCCTTGGCCGTGCCACCGACGGGAATGTCGGAGAGCTTCGCCACGGCCGTTCCGCCGGAAGCGCCCGTGCCTGTGCTCGAGCCGCTGCTTGAGCCCGTACTCGGGCTCGCCGCGTCGCCTGAGCTCGCCTGCTGATCCGATCCGGCCGGCGTCTCCGCTCCACCCGGGGTACACGCGGCCAGAACCAGAGCGCCGGCTCCGATCGCGGAAGCCCCTCCGGCGGCGATGAGCGAGCGACGGGTGATGGATGGCGATTCGGTCATGATTCTCCCTGGCGTGCGCGGTCATGTCGACGGTACGGGTACGTTGACTCTGTCACCTGTATGCACGATGACGATGGGCATCCGGTTCAGATTCGCTGAGATCTTGACAGATTGAACTATTTGTCCGGCGCTACCGTGTCACTGTTGGAGGCTGTGATGGCGAACGACGCGACGCAGTTGCTGCGCGAGCTGCACGACCAGCACGCGCCCGCGCTGCGGCGATATGTTGTGCACCTCACTGGCGACCACGCGCTGGCCGACGACGTCGTGCAGGAGACGCTGCTGCGTGCGTGGCGCAGGCCCCGCGTGCTCGACCAGAGTGAGACATCCGCCCGTGCGTGGCTGTTCACCGTGGCTCGCAATCTGGTCATCGACGAGAAGCGCAGTGCTCGTGCGCGGCACGAGCTCTCCACCGATGAACCGCCCGAGGGCGACAGTGCCGACGACAACAGTGGCGACGATGCCGAGGCGCTGCTCGATGCCTGGCTGGTGGCGGATGCCCTCGGCGACCTTTCGCACGACCATCGCGCCGTCATCGTGCACGCGTACTACGGCGGACGATCTGTTGCGGAGGTGGCCCACGAACTCGATATTCCCGAGGGCACCGTCAAGTCGCGGCTGCACTACGGTATGAGGGCTCTGCGGCTCGCGCTTCAGGAACGAGGGGTGACGGGGCGATGACGCTGCGCAACGATCCCTTCGCCGAGTGGGATGCCGCCTACGTTCTGGGCGCGCTCTCGCCCTCCGAGCGGCGCGAGTTCGAGGATCACCTCGCGGGGTGCGCCGAATGCACTTCCGCGGTCGGTGAACTCACCGCCATGCCGGGACTGCTGGCGCGCGTGCCGGCCGACGATGCGCGGCAGCTGCTACTGCACCCGCAGTCGACGCAGCAGCACCTGCAGGCCTCCTCGTCCCCCGCAGATTCGCTGCCTCGACTTCTCGCGGCCGCTCGTCGCAGCCGGATGCGACGGCGCGCGTTCACCGTGACGGCCACCGTCGCCGTGGCCGCTTGCGCCGCGGCTGCGGCGCTGATCGTTCCTGGGCTCGTCACCGGAGCCGTCGATGGCGCCTCCTCGGCCGTCATAGCGATGAGCCGGGTGAACCCGTCAACGCTGAGCGCGGACATCCGTCTCGTCTCCGAACCGTGGGGCACCCGCATCGAGTCGAACTGCCACTACGGCGAAAAGCCCCCACCCAGCCCGCCGCCGGGCGGCAGTAACTACCCGACCGCCGGT
It encodes:
- a CDS encoding Rieske (2Fe-2S) protein — its product is MTESPSITRRSLIAAGGASAIGAGALVLAACTPGGAETPAGSDQQASSGDAASPSTGSSSGSSTGTGASGGTAVAKLSDIPVGGTAKATLNGAPILLAQPTAGKVIAFSAICTHQGCTVAPAGKEFDCPCHGSRFAAATGKVLGGPAPSPLHKLTVTVTGDDVSVS
- a CDS encoding DUF6993 domain-containing protein: MGARHRSPRGTRAGLAALTALAVASVVVALTGCSAAAPDAGTTTSNASTGPSATFTERPKSTTGPVAPDAGETPAPTLRPKLSAAENLAAFNAVNEQVLVAHPSPGGRDFIDALVAAGFEKKNMQVTPDKTSIDLAAGSVQFSVLFNDKCLIGQWGSDGVGYHSEVASVMSTGKCLIGKTRPISW
- the ssb gene encoding single-stranded DNA-binding protein, whose protein sequence is MTDSITATGLVATELRDTTTSEGLRIVSFRLASSQRRFNKTENVWEYGPTNWFTVSTFRHLAENIAASIKKGDRVVVTGRLRIRTWEKDGKSGTVVEIDADAIGPDLMWGTAAFTRAVTSSSTSTASTSADGANADATTGAEAPAASSGFDPDEGNDAATNEATGWAVTEQPTLTSV
- a CDS encoding sigma-70 family RNA polymerase sigma factor, with amino-acid sequence MANDATQLLRELHDQHAPALRRYVVHLTGDHALADDVVQETLLRAWRRPRVLDQSETSARAWLFTVARNLVIDEKRSARARHELSTDEPPEGDSADDNSGDDAEALLDAWLVADALGDLSHDHRAVIVHAYYGGRSVAEVAHELDIPEGTVKSRLHYGMRALRLALQERGVTGR
- a CDS encoding anti-sigma factor family protein; translated protein: MTLRNDPFAEWDAAYVLGALSPSERREFEDHLAGCAECTSAVGELTAMPGLLARVPADDARQLLLHPQSTQQHLQASSSPADSLPRLLAAARRSRMRRRAFTVTATVAVAACAAAAALIVPGLVTGAVDGASSAVIAMSRVNPSTLSADIRLVSEPWGTRIESNCHYGEKPPPSPPPGGSNYPTAGIAYAMYVTDRSGAETQVSSWLARPGGTVTPTATTSLSRAEIESVDIRAVSTGEVMLRSSFGQ
- a CDS encoding DUF2231 domain-containing protein; this translates as MEFNGLPLHILLVHVAVVLVPLSALCTLASAVWPAARRRLGIVTPLLALVVLILIPIVTDAGQWLQERVHTTPLIAAHAAIGLTLYPWVVAGFIVALVQWLWYWLVRRRGAERAPGRSIRWTVAVVLALASLTVAVGSTVLVVQIGESGARAVWQNSFSETPK
- the ettA gene encoding energy-dependent translational throttle protein EttA, translated to MAEYIYSMVRARKAVGDKLILDDVTMSFLPGAKIGVVGPNGAGKSTILKIMAGLDTPSNGEAKLSPGYTVGILMQEPVLDESKTVLENVQEGVGEIKGKLDRFNEISAAMAEPDADFDTLLAEMGTLQEAIDAADAWDLDSQLEQAMDALRCPPSDARVDVLSGGEKRRVALCKLLLQKPDLLLLDEPTNHLDAESVLWLEQHLASYHGAVLAVTHDRYFLDHVAEWIAEVDRGHLYPYEGNYSTYLEKKQERLQVQGKRDQKLAKRLAEELDWVRSNAKGRQAKSKARLARYEEMATEAERTRKLDFEEIQIPVGPRLGAQVIDASKLKKGFGDRVLIDGLSFTLPRNGIVGIIGPNGVGKTTLFKTIVGLEPLDGGTLKVGETVDISYVDQSRGGIDPNKTLWEVVSDGQDYIQVGKTEVPSRAYVSTFGFKGPDQQKKAGVLSGGERNRLNLALTLKQGGNLLLLDEPTNDLDVETLSSLENALLEFPGCAVVITHDRWFLDRIATHILSYEGTEENPANWYWFEGNFESYEENKIERLGPDAAKPHRSAYRKLTRG
- a CDS encoding acyl-CoA thioesterase, whose protein sequence is MTRLHVPIPLRWSDFDAYGHVNNAEMLRLFEEARIHAFWVTDEGDGKAQVDTLGTPLTTRVLDGRPGAATLTLIARQEIEYLLPIPYLRQPIDIQLWLGRLGGASLEVCYEVHSPLEASDDLIFARATTTIVLVDAATQRPRRITATERAAWEPYLEAPVAFSRR